The genomic region agcaacattgttgcgagagtataaatatagcAGTTGTAAcggagagtgtacacgaagaccgtggagcgTCGATTCGGCGCCCAAGAAGATCTGATGTGTCCGAGCTACACTTTGTTTAGCGGTGCAGCCTTTTTTCTTTTCGttgcatttggggtgaagagcaacctgaaaagattcaagaactgccatttcgttcacaaaaaataacgATTAGTTTGGGTGCCGGTGGAACcattggttcatatttcttcaaaattgatgccggtgagaacgtaaccgccaATGCCGACCCTTATCGcgacatgataaccgactatttgatgcctgaagttcaaactcgtgatctcggcgacatttggtttcaacaatgggtttattgagagaacacttcggtgagcagataatctGACGTTTTGTGCCAGTCGATTAGctgcaaagcaaaaacaattttttagaaTGACAATAAACATTCCCACATTCCCATTAAAtctgaagtttctgtgttttgttttttgtaaagaaGGGAACCTTAAATTAGATAACCCTTTTTATAGTACTCGTATACTTCCATATCTATCTTGATCATTTTTAGGCGATATAAACcaccattaggtgaacaaattattatactctgtagcaccATGTTGCATAGCTCCTTTAaggtatgatatcacacgaatGCTTGAAAGCGGTCTATCAGTTTTTAAGTCCGCAGATATCAAATATGTGGACCACAGTTCTTATAGCTGACTTTCAATCGAAAATATAGGTACATTTCGGAGATTATGTATTAAAATTCATAGCGGATATTCTTCTTATAACAGCGtgatcataaataaaaaatggatcaaTGGGTCCAGCGAGGCAAATTGTTGAGCCAATAACCCTACTACTTGTATACTACATATCTTTTATCATCTCTATTATTCTTACCGACATTAATAACGCGGCTTTTTTATCTTAAATATCTGCCAACTTATTGGAAAACTGCTGAAGGTATCATGATTCCAAAGCGAGGAAAACCAGGATATGATGTATCTTCTAACAGGCCCATATCACTTCTACCGATAAAATCGAAGCTTTTTGAGAAAGTTCTCATAAAACGTctcaataaaatcataaaacgaAAAAGCATAATTCCAGCGCATCAGTTTGGCGTCGAGCCAACTATTCTACGATTGATCAAATCCACAGGATTACACACATTATTGAAAAAgcctttgaggaaaaaaaattctgttctGCCGTGTTTTTGAGTGTTGCAAAAGCGTTCgataaagtttgtcacaaaggattgttttcgaaactgaaactgaTTTTACCGAAACAGCATTATGACATCATAAAATCGTATTTATCAGATCGCTACTCTCGCGTTAAACAAGGAGACAAATGTTCTATCCTTAGGGAAATAAAAGCAGGAGTTCCACAATGTAGTGTGTTGGACCCTCTTCTTTATATTCTATGTATTCACGCACGACCTGCCAGTAGACGGCAATCATACAACAgcaacatttgcagatgataccgtGTTGCTTGCTGTTGGTAGTAGTGAACACGAGTCCACTACTAATCTCCAAAAAGCTGTGAATAAAGTCCTACAATGGGCAAAGAAATGGCAGCAATTCATAGACGGTGCACGACTACCATACTTTAATTCCGCTAAATACTTAGGAATGACGCTTGACTCAAAGCTACGGTGGAAAGTTCACGTAAAAAACAAACGTAAGGAGCTGGGCATCAGACTGAGAAATTATAATTGGTTAATCGGTAACAAATCTGTGTTATCCATCGAAAATAAGTTAGTTATCTATAAGCAAATACTCCGACCTATACGAGTATGGAGCTATGGTGCACAACTCTGGGGATGACTtaacgaaaacaataaaaaagtcatccaacaaacaacaacatttcaaaacaaagtactaAGGCTAATTGTCAAAGCGCCTTGGTAGTGTAGATGTGCTGATATAGAGCGTGATCTAGGCGTGAACTCGGTTAGCGCAGAAATGTTTCATCATACAAATACCCAAtctattaaatttactttttgattGATATCATGCATTTAAGctaattagttttattaaattataattatctcGGATACGACGCAAAATGTGGTAATGAAGCTAGTAAGTCCATGAGTCTTTTAGGCATCTGTTGAATACAATATGAGCTTTTGCGCAacagttttcaagagaaaattTTCCAACACCTGAACGTGTTTTCCGGCTTTGATCGTTAGAGACTATACACTACTACTATATACTATTCGgttacactcgaacttagctTTTCCTTACATGATAATATTGCATgtagaaaaaaacttaattaattgaGGACGGCAATTACTTATTAAATTATCAATAACATGTCAATTGGCTTAAATTGTTGTACTTTTAAAACTCCATTTGAACTCACTATTGTTGTTCATCATCGTTGACATTCAGCAAAAGGGCCAGTACACTGTAGGCATTATTCATGGCCTGAAAGGgtacacatattaaaaattaatgctttaattaaattttgaaggtTTTTGAAAACTTGCCTTCGAAAAGATTGGTATGCCGATTTCGAAAAATCTGCCAGCACATAACACTACTGGCTTCTTCAAAGACTCCATATACACGTAAATTAGACGTCGATTGACCGCAGACATGGCAGTCCAATCGCAGCTGTAGAGGTGAATGCCCAGCTTCTCAGATTCCACAGTCAGTTCATTGCCATAGTAACAGGGTAGAAACATTTCCATAGATATAATTAGTGCGTATTGTAACATGGCTAAAAAGTGAGCGGGATTTTCGCTGAAGTGTGCCTGAGAATATAAAATTACTATtgcaaaaaatgcatttctttgacTATATCATTTTCGGTTTTTACATTTTGCATATTGTAGATTATGAAACAAAGGATTAGGAAAGTGAGCATTATCTGTGATAACAAGCCTAGTGATATGACCTCCTCACACTTTAAAGCCAATCTGAAATGAAAATAAGGGAAATCATCTGCTTTAATAGTCAGTGTATTCATTGACTCACTCCTTCACACGCTGATGCATTTTAATGTTATTGAGCAATTCTGTGGTGATCGCGTCTTCCGTACCGGCATTTTCCAACCGCTCCAAGCGCATGCTGATTACCCGGAAACAAAGTGTtaaatgcaaaagcaaataagCTTGAAATAAGTCGATCGTAATGTTGCACGAACAAGTGAACGGCATCGCAATACACTCATAACAGTAAATGCCCCAAAAATAAGTATCGCGCCAATCATAAGGCAACCACAAGGCATACGGCAGTTCTTTGGCGCCCATTAATGCCGCCGCAAGTAGAGCACAGAATGCCGAGTTCAATCCCGTACCCATATAGATCATCGTCAgtttgtggaaatttttttgtgatttttgccACATCTGCTCTTCGGCGCTCGTGCGTAATGCGAATATTTCACTGTTCTCCAATTCATCCACTaattcggctgtctgttgtgcaTAGTACCAGGCATTGAGTACTTTGCAAATAATGGCCATTTCAACGAGCATGTACTTTAGCACATCTATGGCGTAGTCCAGACTTTCACTGTAAATTACTTCTAAGACCATGAGGGATCCAAAGGTAAATGTAATCATAGTATGCATGAATAGCTGGTAATATCGATAATGTCGCTTAAACCAGGTACTATCTCCTCCTTGCCACAAGCCCAAAAAGGTAAGTATGGGCTCCAAAGTGCGAAAGTTTGCCAATTTATTGATAGCCATTGCTGAGGCTAACAAATCCTGACGATTGTATAAGTGACTGCACTTCGTCGAACAGAGCTGAGaccttttatatgtatacattccCTCAGCCCTAATATTGGGGGCGTGTGgtaaatcaaaaattgaatatGACTTAATGACTTAATAATAGGGGAAGTTTTGAAAGCTTCTTTCAATTAAAAGGCGATTATGG from Bactrocera tryoni isolate S06 chromosome 3, CSIRO_BtryS06_freeze2, whole genome shotgun sequence harbors:
- the LOC120770124 gene encoding odorant receptor 94a-like, translating into MAINKLANFRTLEPILTFLGLWQGGDSTWFKRHYRYYQLFMHTMITFTFGSLMVLEVIYSESLDYAIDVLKYMLVEMAIICKVLNAWYYAQQTAELVDELENSEIFALRTSAEEQMWQKSQKNFHKLTMIYMGTGLNSAFCALLAAALMGAKELPYALWLPYDWRDTYFWGIYCYECIAMPFTCSCNITIDLFQAYLLLHLTLCFRVISMRLERLENAGTEDAITTELLNNIKMHQRVKELALKCEEVISLGLLSQIMLTFLILCFIIYNMQNAHFSENPAHFLAMLQYALIISMEMFLPCYYGNELTVESEKLGIHLYSCDWTAMSAVNRRLIYVYMESLKKPVVLCAGRFFEIGIPIFSKAMNNAYSVLALLLNVNDDEQQ